In Gossypium hirsutum isolate 1008001.06 chromosome A10, Gossypium_hirsutum_v2.1, whole genome shotgun sequence, the DNA window atgaatctatcttgaaaatatgttgaattggattggttgatgtggattggtcttgatttaaaattgcagggaatgTTAGATATCTATatggggttatattgagttaaaaaaaattaaattaattcataaactccggtaatacctcgtaccctattccggcaacgaaTACGGGTAGGGAGTGTTACAATCCCAACTATTTGTTTGGGTATTGATGAAATGCGATGATGAAGGGGGCTTAATGTTTATTGATTTTAGAATTTAAGGTTTGATTTTGGGGTTAGGAATCATAATAGAGATTTAAGATTCAATGATTTTgggatttagatgattttgagttTAGGGATGGTAATGGGGTTTAAAGTTTAATgattttttggtttagggtttgatTTTAAGGTTAAAGATGGTAATAAgggtttataattaatttttgaaatatttaattatatatacaatTGGTAGAACAATCAACAATATGTGGCATCCTAGCTAGCTTTCCATTTGGGGTTTTCACGAAACAATGCCAAAACAAGAATACTTACTAACAACAATGCTATATTTGATAGAAATATTTTAGAGTGACCAAAACATGAATGAAATAATTTTAGAGTGATCTAGATAATTTACACtagttttttttaatacataatttagtttgattttgaaaagttcttttaaaaattttacataaactattaaaaaaacataagttaTGAATATAGATCGAGTGATAACAAACTTGTATTTTAATATTGAGTATGTGTTTCATCTTTGAATTTGTAATttgtaattcttttatttaaagatGATATATAAGTAGCCAATTGAGTCCTAATTTGATTGATATGGACATTGTTTTCAATACAAGAGGATGTGAGTTTGAGTGTGTTGAAACGTAATATCTTTCTatttatggaaaaaaaaataaatataatcataGAAAATAAGcttttgtttattaatattttttagtacTAGATAGAAATTTcattaaagtaaaatattttttctttaaaaaattaaaatcactaAGAATAATTGTAATTCCATGACTTTATCATTCGATTGAAGCATTTGACCAAGTTTCAGATGATTTAACTCCATATCCGTACCCACTCTCTCCATATTTTTCTTATTCATTTTCCCGGAAAAACTTAAATCAGTTTCCAGGGAACCAAACGGAAATTCTAAACGTTTCAAGTTTCTTTCGGTCATTCAACGTTCGTTTTCATTATGGATTCGTATGATTTCGATAGCATGAAAGAAGAGAAAGCTAAGGCGATGAAGAGGTACAATTGGCTTCGAGCCCCAGCGAAGGTGTTCCATTTTTTGGAATTGCTTATAGCTTTGCTGTTTTTAGCATGGACATTCGAGCGCCTGCCGTTCGCCGTCAAAATCTCCGGCGACTTCGTTCTAAAACTCTGCGGTGTCATCGCGAGTCCGCTCTTTGTTTTCCTCGTCTGTAACGTCATCATCGCCATTCTCATTGCTAAGTCTGGCATCTTCTTCACCGTTAACAATGCAGATCCCAAACTCTACGAGGAAATTACCAAAAATGTTGAGGAGGATCGTTCCAAATTGGAGTCTCAAGAAGAAGATGAGGATCGTGATAAGGAAATCATCTCTGAAGTGAAGAAATGCACTCGCACGAGGGAAGAAATGGAGTGGCCATCGGAGTCCGACTCCGAAGTTGATAATCCGGGAGTGTATAGAACGAGTAAGTCGGAGAAGTTGGCGGTAAAAAAGAACAAGGAGAAAGTGAAAAAGGAATTACGACGATCAGCGAGCGAGAAGTGCCGAAAAAATGAAAACATTGATGATGAATTGCTTCCAGAAGACGAACTGAGTAACGAAGAGTTTCAACGAGCAATCGAAGATTTCATCAATAAACAATTGAGGTTTCGCCGGGAAGAGTCCCTGTCCATTGTTCTCCAGAGGTATGCTTGACAAATAAAAGTTTTCTGTAGTAATTTTTAACcaccaaataattcaaaatttcacttaaattttgattcattccgTTGTATgatccaaaaattttaatttggtgtaaaattttcattttaaataattacatttttctttataaaataattatatttttccgTCATTATATCATCACAAATAAAGGTATTTGAATTAGGAGCGAATTTGCGTTTTACTCTTTTTACTCAAAATATAAACAACTTAATctctatatattaaattaaagaataattaaatagTAACACGTGTATACAGAGTTTAGCAATAATATAAATGAGTgaaaaattttttaacgaaaagattaattaattttttgatttaatatataaaaattaatttatatattattttaataaaaaataaatataatttctattATAGCAACTTTTATGATACTTTTATCccaataaaaatatcttaaacaaTAGCGGAATACACCCAAGTTTCAAAATCTGTCTACCAAATTTACTGAAGAATATtgaaaaattagaaagaaaagaagataagacatttttaaaaaatatcacgTTGATTTTGAAAATTGCTCCGAATGTGtgttttttattcaaaacatttTTGAATAAAACAGAACTCTCCATATTTCTAAGGCAATCCAAACTCCTAGGCTAGCACATTAGAGAAATTTCCAGAATATTTTGCGAATGTTTCACGAGAGAAATTCCCCTAGTTTATACTTAGTGGATTGAGTAGAGGCTGAACCGAAAGGTTGTGGAGCATAATATGGTTGTCTAAACTTGGTTTGGTTTAGAatattggtttaaaattttatcacGTCCCCTTATATttgtatataactaatataaattcattttaggttgattcaaatttttaaattttaaaaatatatttataattattttattttaatattattaattttatatatttttattttttataattttatatatagcgatattatattcttttaatgtttatatcatagtagtattatatattttataaatttaaattttatgtattataaattatataaaataaaacattacaaacttaaaaaatCGATTAGATTTGAGCCTTAAATGTTCAAGTCTAATCTTAAACGAAATTTTTTATCAAACCTATTTTTTAagcctaatatttttatttaaatttttttataattttgaacgGATGTTTAAATCTAAATGTGTAAGTCAAAGGTATATGGGCAAAAGGTActatttgaataaaatgaaagctCAAATTTGTCTACTCAGACAAGAGAGTATATTTTGAACCTTATtctatctcgaattcattctCTTGCACATGGATTTGGTCGCTGGAATTTTTAAATTTCGCTGCACCTACTATCATCCAACAATCCAACATATGTTTCCTTTTATCAATACTTCTATATACGTATGGTtatatttagaatatatatatatatatatatatatatatacgtgtgtttttatatattacatgCAAGATAAATTTGGAATCTTTTTGTTTgccaattaaaattataaattaaatagataaattttagaaatgatgagttaaaatattattatatatttaatgcaaatatttattaataataaagattattgtgaaataataataaatattattgtgGTAGATACCTTGATTATTGCATAAGATATTgtgaaatattattatatatttaatagcttttgtaatggtatgtaattagagAGAGTTCAGTCACGATGCTATAATGAAATGACTTcgtgattaaatgagtttataattaataagtgaaAAGCTGGAACTTTATTATACATTATTTCAtccttaattatatatgtccaatcggtccctctacTAGCTCGTTGAGACTAAAAATGAATTGCACaaagaatcaaatgaacaaaaatggatggaaatgatgaagttagagaaataAGTCACATTCGGAAATGAATATGTGTTCtcactaagtatgaaaatgatttgagaattaatttaagtttttcgaattattatttaatcaaatacttgaagtttgaaaatagaattaaattaattagtcattgtgaatccgttgaatatgaaaattaaatatattttctcataaattcttttatggtaaagttaAATAGATGACATTGGTAGGGCTAAACAGACTCAACTTTGAGATTTTGTTATTCTACCAAAAAATAGTGAggatttattttatatgtttaaattatatattctgagaataacaattctatcgatttctattaagaaagagattttactttcctattgaaagtaaGAAATTGTTCCTGGTTTTATGTTTGATTCGTGATTATTCAGTCCACACTCGAAGCTATTTGTGGTACAAAAATAGCGAAGAAAGCATTCAGTTGAAAGCAGTGAATGGTTAAGGATCTGTCTTGCACAAAACACGTGTATTTTTTTGGGAAAAGTTAtttgctataaatattacaaaatgactcgatttttaaaattttaagttttcgttatgataaaatcattttcaaaccagattttttTTTCCAACATGAAGTTGTAATGAGTGTGAATAAGTTGTGCTTAAATATTCTCTAGTGTTGTTGAAATTATAATAGATTATTCTCTGAGAAAGGCCTTACAAGTGTAGGATTGGATCCAAACTACATAACCAATTGGCCCTTTTTTATTggcccttttttatttttttacatttccaATCTTTAGTTGTTTTTGTAAATGCAATCATGTAACAACTGAATCAACAACTTAACTCTTACAATTGGCATAAAATCTAGACGCCAAATGAACTTGGTGAAGATCCTGTTGATGATTTATTGAACCATGTAAGGAAGCTCAATCTTCATGCCACCTATGCTTGATGGGTTAAACTATGCTTACTGATATTTGTCTTGACATGTAGGGATTTGAGAAAATTGACGTAGGGCTATGCATTTGTCTTAGGTTGCAGGGCCATAATTTAGAGTGTGAAGAAAACTTGTACTATTGACTCTACTATGGAAACTTATACTGTTGACTCTACTATGAAGGTTAAATATGTGACTGCTTTTAAGGTAACAAAAGAAGCAGTTTGGCTTCATAAGTTCTTAATAGAACTTAAAGTTGTTCCTATATGGAAAAAACTATCACATAATATTGTGATAATGGTGCAATAATGGCTAATTCTAAGGAAATAAGAAATTTTAAGAGGAAAAAACacattaattataaatttcatatcATTTGAGAAGCAGTAgataggggtgtgcataattcgggtaaaaccgaaaaaattcggttaaccgaccgaatccggttaatcggtcggttaaccgaattttttcggtcggggtcggttaatttttttatgatttttcggttaacgattaattcggttcgaaaccggtcggttaaccgaaaattttcggttaaccgaaaaaattaataaataaaattatccaacccaacccaaactcaattacccaatccaataaaactaaaactaaagtttacccaattacccaatccaataaaactaaaactaaaagacaacccaatttactaaagtctaaaacccaatttactttaataatttataaattttttaaattttaaaaataaaaaataaaaaaaattcgggtatttttcggtaattcggttaattcgggtaattcgggtaattcgggtaatttttaaccaaaaataaaaaatacataattttcggttaattcggttaaccgaccttattaaccgaaaaaatttcggttcggttaaattttttaaaaaaaaaatcggtttggttaacggttaaaatttttagaaggtcggttaattcggttatagtaatttcgggtcggttaaccggtcggttaaccgaatgaacacccctagcaGTAGATGTAGTCAAAATCGCATTTGAGGATAACCTTCTAGATCTGTTTACCAAGACTTTAGTGACTAGGAGTTTTGAGAAACATGTTGAGGACATGAGAAAGTGAAATTTGACTCATCATAATCTACTTGTAATCtttcaaattgattgaataaaaaaagtaccacataattatttaatttctttgtatGTTTGTCCTTGGTTTTCACAAGTAAAACAAAATGAACAAGTAAATATTGGCTCACCGATTacctaaattttaattaatattaagttgcattatatGGTCAGATCATAATGCAAGAATACAACTTATATAAGTAGGTAATCTAAATTGTTCGTAGTCCATGAAATCAGATTGAGAAATGATTCATGTTAAGACTATTATGTTATCTATAAGTCTAATTGATAAGATAGCTTGTCTTGGTTATTAGAGTTGTATTTACTCCAAAAAATAGAGACATATATGTGATTGTCTGGACTAACAATGTTCGAATAAGATCCaagttgaatttaatttaatttttttatggattattcacttgcgGTGCTCATGATGCgacttacctaaatcctaagtgaaTGACCATGTGTATAATTTATGTACTTTGATATATTGTAAACATTCTCATGGTAGCGGGCTAAAAATTGGTATGTTGAGTCTATGACCTATGCACGGTATGAATTTACCCACAATAATAGCATCATAGCTTAATTATAAGAGAaaataatatcctctcattgacattgtatgaattataaaaatgaaGCATGATGAATCATTTGGTTTAGCACAAATGATTAATAATTATCGGGACCTGCTTCCcattaattctaaaaatattggCTTAGTGTAGTTATTTCTATGTACCTATATATcgaataaattaaattgaatcccaataatgttaaaaaatttcCTTACATTATACAtttgtatttaaataaaattaaagcttaaatgcTAAAAGCTTAAACCACAAGATTTGGCCTATTGGTCAAATGTGTTCACCATATCCATAAGGTCATGAGATCGATCCACAAGGAATGCTATGTGATAATTTAAATgggtgtgtaacaccccatacgcAGCTTAGACGTTTAGACCAAGTCTGGAGGCTACATTAAAATGTTTCAGTAAAACCAACCTTAAAGTAATTTAAAGTTCATCATTTAGAAACACCAACCCAGTCAAACCAACGTGGAGTTTACAAATCGAAATAAAACATACATTAGTCCAAATATAGACAAACAGTAGAGTATATAATAAAGAGAGAGGACCGAGCTTCCGACACGCCGAGCCTCCTAAGTTTGTGGGTTACCTGCAATGCAGTCAACAAATAAAATGAGTTAATAACTCAACGTGTGTAACCGATATATAggcaagaaaaaaatatatagatataataGTACTTGTCCAATTTCAGATAATTAATTAGAAACATATGATACTTAATAATATTGTAACAATTCAGATGTAGactcaaaataaatcaaatgaagatGCAAAACAGATCGGAATCAGATGTAATTTCCTACTCCTATCCACTACACACTAAGGTATCAAatacccatccagccctacattCCAAATAATGTCGGTATGACACATTACAGAGTGATTACAGACTAGTTGTCAGATCAGTATGCGATA includes these proteins:
- the LOC107895784 gene encoding uncharacterized protein — encoded protein: MKEEKAKAMKRYNWLRAPAKVFHFLELLIALLFLAWTFERLPFAVKISGDFVLKLCGVIASPLFVFLVCNVIIAILIAKSGIFFTVNNADPKLYEEITKNVEEDRSKLESQEEDEDRDKEIISEVKKCTRTREEMEWPSESDSEVDNPGVYRTSKSEKLAVKKNKEKVKKELRRSASEKCRKNENIDDELLPEDELSNEEFQRAIEDFINKQLRFRREESLSIVLQRYA